The Larimichthys crocea isolate SSNF chromosome X, L_crocea_2.0, whole genome shotgun sequence genome segment gtGGAGCACGAGGGGCCCACGCCCGGTAGCGCTGACAGAGCACGGTGCCGTCTATGCGCTAGGGTTGgggttgttgtgtgtgttggtggagcCGTTGCTTCCCTGGATGGTGAGGCTGATCtcatccttcctctccttctcctcctccttcagctcttccttcagctcctccttctccttgaATGGACGAGCTTCCACAGTGTCTTCGGAGGCCATGGGGGCGTAGCGGCCTGTCCGGTGCTCCCGCAGGGCAGGACCCCACTTTGGATGCGCCTTGCAGGCGTTCTTCAACCGCTGacatagaaagagaaagaggggcaCATCAGTCAGAGCAGAAAGGAGGGAAACTGACTCCTCATACATCTCTTTGAAGGCATGGCGGGTCTAAAATTACCAATGCAGGAATGTTAGAGTTAAACTTGCATTCgctgaataatatttaaattgcTTTCAGTCTCTGAACATCAACTTTAAacagttttcattgtttttcagttgAACTGACATTTTCACTTGGATGGAAGTTAACTGCTTTCATCTCttacactttgactgacagctgatatTTCAACTGCTGTCACTGCTTACACACCAACTGACACTTCGTCTATTCACAGCCGTCACACTTTCAGTGACTCCTGTCCTTCGATTTCAACTGACATTTCAACTGCTttcatctccttctctttgAATGACACGGCCTTCGTTGCTTGCTCATCAACTGACGGTTCATCTGCTTTCAGCTCTTTACTCTTCAGCTGTTAGTCAGCTACTTTCAGTGTTAACatacaatgaatgaatgaacaataaACATAGTATACAATCCAATTACTACAACATTTcgaatgaaaatgaaaatctgaCATCAAGACAGCCAGTAGAGGTAAAACAGGTCAAAAACACTGCAGTCGTAGCTCAAACTCATCAGAAGTACCCCTTTTACACCAAGCTCTGATTCTTGAATTCTGTTCCAGATTCAACAACAGCCAACAAAACATAATCTTCTTATTAGAAATAAACTTGTTTCCTGTGTGAGCTGAATAGAGTCAGCCTACACTGCTGTACTTTATCGATTGTCATAATactttctgaggtggtacatggAAGACTCTTAAGCAGTTGCTCTTCAAATATTTCAATTGCTTCTGATTCTATTAGGAAAAACAGCTGTAGGTGCTGTACCTCTCTGAAGGTGGCTCCTGGGGACCTTGAGATCTTGTAGAGGGCATAGATGGGTATGCAGACCACTGAGGACAGAGCCATGGCGAAGCCGATTGCCAGAGACCAGCGGGGATACACATAGTCATTGTAGGTGATGGGCTTGTACTGGATCACTGTGAAGATCAGGATGAACTACAAGGGCAGAagagagacagtgaatgaaTAAGGATTTTATCATTTAGAGCCGGCGTTTGGAAAAGTGTCTTCAGGACCAATACAGACAAGAAAAGTACAGAGAGgagatagaaaatataaaatactatagAAAGGgggacatgaaaacaaaacatttaaaaacatgttccCGACAATTGTGATGTTAGTCACATTTCTAGGAGAGGGCCTGGAGAGCAGGGCATCaatcagtgaaatgaaagagagaacaaaagtGTCTGAAATCCTGAAACCAATAATCCACAACAATGAATTTCTTGGTTGGCCCAGCAGCTTAGCGGACTAATACTGCTGCCTGTTTGGAAAATACCATTGATAGCAGCTGCATGTGTCCATTTCCCAGTCAGAAAGATTTGCTTTTAGAGGTTTATATTGGAAACAAAGCCAACAGCAGCCAAACAGATTAGTGTTGACGGCAGCTCAAATGTAGGTCAGGTCCTTAACAATGTGTCAGCGACACAGAAAGTTTAGAACTACATTCCTTCAGGTCGCTACGTCAACacgtcgttttttttttttttaaacaactaaatgtccaaacatgttaatgtttcagAGACAAGACGATTTATGACTGCAACAAAGTTATGTTTGATTGAATCGCTACAGatcagcagctgtgtttgtatCCGTGTGTGTTAACTCACAGAGATAATGATAGGGGAGATGAATCTCCAGCACACTttgaagaagagaggaggagggaaaccCAGCATCATCTCAACATCTCTAAAGTAGTTCCTGTGACctgtgagaaaaacagaaggTTATCCACGGAAATCCAATGTGAATATTAAAGCTTCATATTGCTCGTCTGACATTTTTGTATATACAATCCACATTAATCCATTTAAAATGCTCCCTGATGACCGTGTAAAGTAGTTTTTATTTCTGGGGCTAAATGTGCCTCATTACAGAGTTTTCATCCTCCAACAGACAGGTATTCATATCATTTTCTTTATCCTTCTCATCTATCTCTACTAAAGTTGGTGACATACTGTAGCAGCAGGGACTCCGATTGGctgaattgtttttaaaaatcatttcattctGACTGATGGATTTATGCAAAACTAAGCGCTCCGTATGCGACACAAATTTTTAATTTAGAGACTGATTAATCACCCTTATAGAGTGAACTGTGACTTTAATAGCTGGGGAAATAAATCACCAGTCAGACTGCTTTCATGCCACAATAACATAAATCGAAGGAATTTCACAGTTACCACATCTAATGCATAATGAAATCTAATTTAATGGACAGAGACTGTATATAACAGTTGTGTGTTATGTTCAAGATAATACCAGCCCCACTTATCACCGCTGTACGGtgggtggactggtagctggagaggtgccagttcacctcctggacaCTGCCCagatgcccttgagcaaggtaccgaatcctaactgctcccagggtgccgctatgtgtggctgcccattactccaccatctctccacatttgcatgtctatgagccgTTTGCGTGATAGTATGTCCTAGAATGTGTTTTCCTTATCAAAATGTGAGGGTCTTAAAATTCCCATGAGAAAAATATACAGTTCAGCATCATCTATCAGGATAGTCAGTCTATTGTCCTCCTTACCATAAACATACATGACGCAGATGCACATTATGCAAGAGATAATGACCAAAGAGAAGCTAGCGGCATAGTTGTCCATCAGTAGCAACCAATAGATTCCTGcctgcaaacagaaaacagaaaatcagtcAAAACCGAGTCTCCATGGAGAGGAAACAAGTTGTGTTCAAAGAATTTATATGCACTTGTTTGGGACTTACCCGTGTTGTTAGTGGCACGCCCAGTAAAAATCCAGCTACTGCCACTGACAGTGTGACTACGGTTTTGTTCCTGATAATCCAATCTGTACCGATCTCATCGACGATGGCCGTCACCAGTGTCTCCAGAAGACAGAACTACAAGAATGGGGACAAAAGGTTGATGGATTCAGTTAAATCAGAGATGAGATTGGACAGTTGCTGCTCAGCAGGGCTTCCACAGTCACTTATGATACACTTATGATTGAAAagtttttttacattaacagCCATTGCTCAGTGATGATGAGGTGAGGCTAATAACATCATTTAAAGTTGAAAGGAAGAATTATAGGAGGAAAAAGTTCCTGTTTGACATTAAATGTCCAATATATTTACAATTGTTGGTGAgattttatttaagtatttcCTATGAGCAAACATACTTCCACTACACATTTCACTATTTTGTAGTGTAGTGTGGAGTGTGCAGTTCGTGGCATTCAAATTCCATTTAAAGGCACTTAAGTGGATGATCAAGAATAAAAAGACGGGCAAATACATTATAACAAGAAACTATAGCTATGCCAGCAGCCCTTTGAGGCTGTACTGAGGCAAAGTGGAGCTTCAAGCTAAGTGCTAATGCCTGAATGCTACGAGCACTGTGCTGGTGGTGCTTGGTGAGTCAGTCTCTTTGATAACTCATACCAGATTAACTTAAGCTGTATAGAGTCTGCTACCATAGACCATAAATGCCATGTAAGTCTTTACAAACTATAAACAGATCTGAATCTAGATCTGGTCTAATCTTGGGTTGCTAATGTAATTCACGTCAGTTCTCATTCATTTGTTCTGTGGACAGTGTACTGCACATATAACTATAGATtgtgcatctttttttaaaatagacatCTGGCAGGCTGAACATTGTGGCATGTAAAGTCGAAATAAAGTAAGGAATTATTTGCCAAAAGTCCAGTTCCAAACAAGAAAAGGTACACTCTCTCAACAGATGAAGAATGTCTGAAGCATGTGTTATAGACATGTTTCATCCAATTATAACGCATGCCTGTAAAAGGGAAGCCAAACTGCTCCAGGATCAAATTCTGAATGATCGACATGagcatttaacattttaaaatgaaaaaaacaatctcacacTCATCACACATGATTTATAATATAACACAAGTTATTCATAATTGTAGCCTCACCTGAGTCCCCAGTCCCAGAAGGATCAGcataaagaagaagagcagTGACCAAAGTGGCGAGATGGGGAGAAGAGTAAGGGCTTCTGGGTAGGCCACAAAGGCCAGGCCTGGACCGTGGTCGGCCACCTCTGACACAGGGACGTTCAGGTTGTGAGCCATGAAGCCCAGGATGGAGAAAATGACAAAGCCGGCATACACGCTGGTCGCACAGTTGGTTatactgatgatgatgctgtCTCTGTatgaaagggaagaggagagacatTAAGCAATCCTTTTACTATCATCTGGCAATTACGcatcataaatcatatttagGTTTACAGCACAGGAACTACTATAGAAAGAGTGTTGATGTCAAACTATATCTCTACTCTACCTATACCTACAAATCAGATGCCTTTGGAGACCAAATACttcatattttgcatttatGCATTTGGCAAATTTTTCCAAAGTGGAATACAAATGAGGTACAATACTCATGTTGATCAGGGAGAAGCTTTCAAGAATAACACAAGGGCCACAAGGTTACAGGCACATGAAGTAACACCGAAGTGCATTGCAAATGCTCCTTTACATGTTGACAAACTATCTGTGGTTGGTAAAGTGCACTGGGATTGCTGTGATTTTTCCTCAAGGACAGGTAAAGTGCTTTGGAAATACAAATATAGCTACGACTTGTTTGTGCTTTCAGAAAAGTGTGCAGCTTATAATAATAgctaaaaaaatgatttaaatttggaggaggaggactactgatcatgttttcattaatatttagatttaagtTCAGTTTGAGATTTAAACATTAGATCAGATCTGAGCTGAGTTTACTCTCTCGGAGAGATGAAGCCACAATAGTGTCGACTCATTAGTCCGTTTGTACTATTAAAGGCAGCAAATCACTGTGCGGTGCTTCCTTTATTTCCTTTGTAGTTTTGCTGTCCCTGTTCTGAGAAGCAGCTGTTTCATCTTCActctccctcactcactctGACTTGGACTTTTGAGTGTGCTCTGGCTCAATAAGGGAATTGTGTGGTCGCACGGTGCTTTGTTTCCTCACATTTCCTGTTAAGAGTTATCACAGAGGATGTCTTTGATGACTTTGATGCCAGTCCCTTTCTCAGCTCCTCACAAACCACCCAATCAGGTACCGGCTTAGTCCTATGCTCACTGCACTTCTGCATGTGCACCAATTGGTGGTGTTACAGGAGCGCAGAGAGCGACTCCACAGGGACAGAGCTGCAGAACACAAGCTGATTAGGCTGCCgtacagctgtgtgtgcagataGTACAACCTCAAGCTCGTAGCAGATGAACAAATTATATCTTCAGCAGCACACACCCCCCCGCCCCAACCCCCGTCAGCATGTGTGGACAAACTCGGTGGAAGAAATGACATCTTTCCTTCTTCttatctcctcctctgttctccttCCTTCATCTCTACCTCCTCCTCAACTTCTTGCTTGATCCCCCGGCGTTCAAGCACAGTGCGACCAGCCTCTTCTCATTATCTCTGTCCCCCCCTTCCTGTCCTACCTTATCTCACCTTCTCCCCCTTCTCTTTTTAGACCTGTAGCCTTGAAGTTGCCTGTGGCTGGATTTTTGTCACCTTAGGACAGAGCCTGGATaactgtctttatgctaagctaagctcagCATCTCCTGGATTTACCGTACAGATATGGAAGAAAGCaaaaaagcatatttcccaaaatgctgaactattcctttaatgtttgtttttcagccatCATCTGGGGTACCAACCTGAAACAGTTGTTGTGGAATTTGTTATAGGAAGCCATGGTAATAAGACCCCCCCAGGCACATCCCAGGGAGTAGAAGATCTGTGATGCTGCATCTCCCCACacctacaaatacaaaaacacagatacagtcagaagcagtaaaaaaaaaagaggaacaaattCTATTTTCAACTTAcccatctgtgtttttatgtgtgtgaataccTTTGCATCAAGGACCTTCTGCCACTGTGGAGTCAGGTAGTACATGATGCCGTTGATGGCTCCATCCAGGGTGATGCCGCGGATAAACAGGATGGTCAGAACAACATAGGGGAACGTGGCTGTGAAGTACACCACCtggacacacacccacaaataaTCTGAGGTTGTGAAATAAGTTGAAGCTAGTAGAAGTCTGATTTATTAAACCTCTATGTGtgagtatgcatgtgtgtgtgtgtgtgtgtgagagagagagttacaCAGCTATTaagattatttaaattatacgacgtttgttcctatttatttcatgtcttgAGGACACTtctctttattgctgttttcctgagactggcagggtaaggtaaagttcaggttaatgtataaatagagtgattccagaacagaacgagggtcagagacaggtcagagaggtgacatctagattggggataTGCTGGGTACTGATGAGGGGATATGTTATAAACGTTTAGatgctatatatgcaaattgtctgttaacaatttacaggggttgagacagcccatatttaggaaaatgtataagaaccaactgtcagagctcctcagggagcctttttctctgtaacccctttagtgtgttgcactgtgaaacgctcttcttgtacaagaacaataaattcaacttaaactttgatactttgaatccgaccctccttatttaagggtttttctttagaAATGAGAGAATGAGGCTGACCTTTCCAGAGGATTTAACACCCCTGatgagacagaggaagacaacaaGCCAGGACACAGCGAGGCAGCCCAGGATAGGGAGACGGACCTCTCCAAAGTTTCCAATATCATCAGAGATGTTCAAAACATAGTGtctgagaaagagaggagaaaagccAACACAGAAAAGTTGACATCAGTGCCAGCAAACAATAAACCATACACCTGTCAGTActggaaaaaactaaaaagtgtACCTTACAGGCATGACCAAAGGCACCCACATGACATTGGTCTTCTTTATAGTATCATtacattttcactttattttgctACTTTACTAATTTGGAATTAAAAGTagaaacaataaatatgtgGCTTATGAAAACTGGAAATGCGATCCAGACCAGAGTGAATGTGTCACAAAAATGTTGCATTGGATTCCTTAAacattgttgttatttaaaatgaaagttaTACTGAATGGCTCTATCTTTATGCATGCAACACTGAGGATAATTATTCATTCTGTAGATTATACAACTTATGCATATTCTGATTTATAAATGATCACAGTATTGTCAGtataaacagagaaagaaggacGAGTTCATGCCCTAACAATCATAGATCTAATGATTTTACAGCAGTTGGCTGTAATCAGGATTAGAGATTGAATAATGGTACAAATGCATAATAGCTAGCAATAACAGTTAAGTCaagcatgaaaacataaaaagaaaaaaaaacagaataagcTGCTGGCCAGCATTAGTCAAACAAAGATCCCTCTTCACGCTGCTTGTTTAATCTGTACCGGATTTGACCAAAGAACAACAAGCTCAGCAAAAAAGCTGCATGTTCCTTactggaaatgaaatgatttcttTGTGCTTGGTAGTAAAGTGATAAAGCAACAGCTCACATAAGAGCAGTGCAATGACAAAAATTATGTCCTGACCTTGAAATGTACTCGTGTCCACTCACTGTTTTCATGCCCTATGCATCACATAAGGCACAAAGGTGGAAGGACAGGTGCAATATGGGTACTGACAGCACGACTCAAAGGTGTGATATTTTGGAGAAgacatgatgaaaaatgatgaaaacaaactatGGATCTTTGACAAGGAACAGGACTATTCTCAGATCGTCACATTGATGGTTTGGTCATTCTTTGAGACAGCAAGCTAAATActtaataaaaatgtgcagCAACTAAGAAATAATACTGGACaaaacacttttaattaaacactCTCCAACTAGTATGCAGTAGTATGCAAGCTGTTTGTACTGAGCTGAAGATTAATGGGTAATTTGGAAcatgatatcagctgctgccaCACTGTGGAAAGCCTCCGTCTCCAGTTGATTAAATTCTTCTAAACAGCCAAAAGCAGCAGGATGGATATGcctttaaaatctaaaatgcagAGCAATTATACATGATAACCCACTGTGGGTAGCTTGATTAAGTCAAGTGCGACCAACACCAGGCTTCTGCAGAAATATCACAGAAACATCTGTGCTACTGGCACATTCAATTGGTTGGTACAGCAGCTCTGTACTCATCTGGTTCAGGTGTGACAACCTGAGGCAGAGACAGTGTAAAATCTTCCAGCTGTACGTACTATATATGAACATGTACAGCAGGTGCACTTGGATACTCCCTCACAGACCTTATACACATGACCTAATGCTGATTTGTTAAGTACTTTGAGATTTCAGCATTAAAATAGAACCCAAAGACTACAACAAAGACTACAATGGCAACCTGGGAAAACGTCCTGCATGCGCTGCTTTTACACTGTACTTCATTAAATCTAGTCCAAATATTTGAATGCTTTCTGCAAACAAGGCAACATGTTTTATGCAAGCTTATCTTACAGGTGCAAGTCAATTCTAACCTCTGTGTCAAGTATGATAGGCCTTCAAAAGTGAGTGAAAAGGAGTTACTTGCACAACTTGGCTGTACTGTACTGGCACTGTACTATCAAACATATCCACTACTACTAAAACTATGATGTTGATACTCCTTTGACCTTTCTCCTGTATCTTGTCTTTGGTGATCAGTACTCAAAGACTTACTTCCAGTACTCCTCACTGGGGCTGGTCCTCTTAGTGCGATTGACTACCTCGGAAACCCCCGCTACCAGGCTTGTGGTAACATTAGCCAGGCTGTTTCCCACCACACCGCTGCAGTCCGGCGTGTTCCAGGGGTTGTTGCAGTAGGTCCACGGCAGCAAGTTTGTCATGGACATGAAAAAGTAGTAGAAGGCAATGCAAATGACCACATTGTAATAGATCCCAATGTAGGTGGACACCACCATCATGCCATAGCCCACACctgagagaagaagacagggagagaaccaacagaagaaaaacattagAACTTGCAAATGACAGCTTGACTGTGGTGGGTCACCATCATGCTAGCGGCTGCTTCCTTAGGATGGAGGCACTAACCTTCTTTCGGTTTGGAACTCACAACCCTTAGGGCAACATTGTGTTacattgatgtgtgtgtgttcttgcacTATGAAACTTTGCGTTCTGGGTACAATCACCCATGAGAAGTATGTAAcgcagtggttcttaacctgggttcgattgaaccctaggggttcagtgagtcggtctcaggggttcggtggagcctcagccctggaattttttataccatttgttacaacatatctttgtgagcaatcgttttttgaggatgctggacataaaaactaagaaaaggaacagactttgctgtgaaaatgatatgagactggcacttgccaaggtaaagccacgcatatctgaactggtctctcaaaggcaacagcagaagtcacactgaggtaagttgttgtgagttcatgcactgtgttggttttgttatttgaacaaggtgatgttaatgcacggttcattttgtgcaccagtaaaaaaaatcatattttattttttactaaagaagggttcggtgaatgagcatatgaaactggtggggttcggtacctccaacaaggttaagaaccactgatgtAACGTTTTATGGCACTAGGTCACACCACCACACCAAGTGTATACAGCTGTCCATAATACCACAGTAGTACTGCActacaaaaataccaatttctacacagtTTACCTTTAATTATGTATATATGAACTCACTTCTAACAGCTGAGTTTTAAAGCTGGGTGATGGCaaagattcagatttttttgtgctacacaaacacacatacactcatgcTACCCCTTACCCTATACCTCAAATCAAATGCCCAACAATTTGatcttttagaaaaaaaatttttcccaaaaaaagatgtttgcatgtgatttatacaaagcacacaaacacactgacactaaCCTTTGAACATAGGGCTGATCTTCCATACTCCCAGACATCCCTGGCTGGCAAACTGGCCGAAGGACAGCTCAAGAAAGAAGAGGGGGATGCCGCAGAACACCAGCATGATGAAGTATGGTAACATGAAGGCACCTGAAGGGGAGAAGCAAGAGGGCAGGCACTCAGTCTTAGTCTTGGACTGTGTTCTAAGAAGACTCAAAGTTTGGTCAGAGGCATGAACACATGGAGTAagtcacacaaaagaaaatggtaTTCTGAGAAGTCTAATTTGTGTAACTGTGGTGCTTTTTTACTGTTGATGCGAGGACAGGTTTCCCAGACAAAAACATAGAAACCTAGCAAAGACATAGTTAATAACAAAGATAATAAATCATGCACAGCTGGTCCTTAAAAAGATATGATCTCTGCTTTCTAACGGTCATGTCAGTTAGTACATAAGTTCGGTCAcgtaatcagaagaaatctataaatatttgcagaatattgaaatgtgcaaaaagagaagaaattatACACCAAAAACGAAAACATAAACCTCATCTGTCATAATAAGCTCCCCCGAGTGAGCAGAGAGGTCACTGAATGTGTAACTGAGTTTGTTCAGTGATGCAGCAACTCTCTGGTGGTTCAGACTGGACCAGGAACCAGACAGTCATCTATAGGgaatgtctgcatgtgtgtgtgtgtgtgtgtgtgtgtgtatgctttcaTATGAATGTCTGTATGCGAACTAGGTCGGTTCAACCAGCTGATACTGCACAATATCGGAACCTTATCGCTCCATGCAAATTGCTGGTGAAGCTCAGCTCTCCTGTCTGCTCCACACTattcacagctgtgtgtgttctaaTGTATGGCCTACATATACCAAATCCTTGTATGGGAATGCAGGTCCTCTGCATGCATAACACTAATCCAAATATTTGCAGTGTAAACATAAGAACTGATGTGGGACAGATGCTAAGAAAAGGTCTGTGTTACAGGACGTTGACCAAGCTAACCACCACCCTCTTTACTTTTACtagcattttatattttgtttttttattctcttatatcaaacatttcatttacaggACGTCtctaaaacaaactgacagcagcagaacccGACCATGGTTTGTTCTCATCATGCTCTCACACAGCGGACGCAGCAAGCAGCAGCTGGGTGCGTTctactcactcacacacattttaacagcaTTCACACCCCAATAAACAATAATGTAGTTATGCAAAGCCAGACTCCATGTTTAAAGATGCTTTGGACTGAAGTTATGCACATAAAGTGTGAGCTCTGACATCAGAGCTGAAATTAAAGGTTAAATCAGGCAGATGAGAGAGAGGTGTGCTAATATGGAATATGGTTACTAGCTATAATCACAATATACTTCAAATTACAAATTACTAAGCCAATATTGTATAGACAAAAGGAccaaattaagttaaattaaataaCCTCTTTTCACAATGACCCATCCCATTCTAAACTACAACtaactcacacacatttttttctaaaaaaaaacaaaaaacaagtttatacTGATAAACTGCTGCCATTGTTCCTGTGTACAGTTTTGAACATGATCTTCTTCGCAGTCCTAAAAATGTCACCCaaatgacacccacctgtcactcaaagtggccatgctgttaattataactttaagcctaaatataatttgaacaggtgagttctatagtacagttgtcatgtacagagaaattagctgtaaagacgttttttttgtaccaggctgtaaacatgtttatttctgctgtaaggtgtgacattttatcattgcgtcttatggagactgacttgttctgtaaccATCCTCAGGTGGCCGTGAATGAAtgacatgtttgtatttatgatCCTTATTTTTATGTACTTTAAGTTTTTATTGTACTTAAACCTCCTTATTTTTATGTACTTTAAGTTTTTATTGTACTTAAACCATACTCATTTTTTGTGATGTGCCATTAGCCAGCAATAGTAGGGTTGTAAAGGGGTGGACAATTTCTGGTAAATTTTTGGCAAATTTCCATcaactttccatgggaagttaagctgtggaattttggaaatattctaaactgaaaactttccatgggaattgtgaaaatgtaattaaatgggaattaatgggaattaactggaaattaggggtaatttagtaattggggGGTAAGCTAGCATTATGATAAGATAGCCTCATAAATGGTCAATGAAAGGATGCTAACTTTAGCCTTTTTAGCATCTATCTTATCAGCTAGCTATCTACTGTGTGAATAGATTTGCATGTGCTGTTTgtaagttaaacattaataccatacgTGGAATGTATTTACCCCATCTATTCTagaaatcatctgtgcatgtgatggaggaatggcgtggcctcaatagccctgcagtaagtgATCAAGGAATAACATAGATATTCAGgtgtacttgcatgaaatctggttgttttagtcaaggTTATGCTAAAGTTTATTT includes the following:
- the slc6a9 gene encoding sodium- and chloride-dependent glycine transporter 1 isoform X2; this translates as MEEKQFAGILNGAVPGEPVKKDENSRRGNWGNQIEFVLTSVGYAVGLGNVWRFPYLCYRNGGGAFMLPYFIMLVFCGIPLFFLELSFGQFASQGCLGVWKISPMFKGVGYGMMVVSTYIGIYYNVVICIAFYYFFMSMTNLLPWTYCNNPWNTPDCSGVVGNSLANVTTSLVAGVSEVVNRTKRTSPSEEYWKHYVLNISDDIGNFGEVRLPILGCLAVSWLVVFLCLIRGVKSSGKVVYFTATFPYVVLTILFIRGITLDGAINGIMYYLTPQWQKVLDAKVWGDAASQIFYSLGCAWGGLITMASYNKFHNNCFRDSIIISITNCATSVYAGFVIFSILGFMAHNLNVPVSEVADHGPGLAFVAYPEALTLLPISPLWSLLFFFMLILLGLGTQFCLLETLVTAIVDEIGTDWIIRNKTVVTLSVAVAGFLLGVPLTTRAGIYWLLLMDNYAASFSLVIISCIMCICVMYVYGHRNYFRDVEMMLGFPPPLFFKVCWRFISPIIISFILIFTVIQYKPITYNDYVYPRWSLAIGFAMALSSVVCIPIYALYKISRSPGATFRERLKNACKAHPKWGPALREHRTGRYAPMASEDTVEARPFKEKEELKEELKEEEKERKDEISLTIQGSNGSTNTHNNPNPSA
- the slc6a9 gene encoding sodium- and chloride-dependent glycine transporter 1 isoform X3; this translates as MENYGQNGAVPGEPVKKDENSRRGNWGNQIEFVLTSVGYAVGLGNVWRFPYLCYRNGGGAFMLPYFIMLVFCGIPLFFLELSFGQFASQGCLGVWKISPMFKGVGYGMMVVSTYIGIYYNVVICIAFYYFFMSMTNLLPWTYCNNPWNTPDCSGVVGNSLANVTTSLVAGVSEVVNRTKRTSPSEEYWKHYVLNISDDIGNFGEVRLPILGCLAVSWLVVFLCLIRGVKSSGKVVYFTATFPYVVLTILFIRGITLDGAINGIMYYLTPQWQKVLDAKVWGDAASQIFYSLGCAWGGLITMASYNKFHNNCFRDSIIISITNCATSVYAGFVIFSILGFMAHNLNVPVSEVADHGPGLAFVAYPEALTLLPISPLWSLLFFFMLILLGLGTQFCLLETLVTAIVDEIGTDWIIRNKTVVTLSVAVAGFLLGVPLTTRAGIYWLLLMDNYAASFSLVIISCIMCICVMYVYGHRNYFRDVEMMLGFPPPLFFKVCWRFISPIIISFILIFTVIQYKPITYNDYVYPRWSLAIGFAMALSSVVCIPIYALYKISRSPGATFRERLKNACKAHPKWGPALREHRTGRYAPMASEDTVEARPFKEKEELKEELKEEEKERKDEISLTIQGSNGSTNTHNNPNPSA
- the slc6a9 gene encoding sodium- and chloride-dependent glycine transporter 1 isoform X1; the protein is MSDSNTIAASTADQNGAVPGEPVKKDENSRRGNWGNQIEFVLTSVGYAVGLGNVWRFPYLCYRNGGGAFMLPYFIMLVFCGIPLFFLELSFGQFASQGCLGVWKISPMFKGVGYGMMVVSTYIGIYYNVVICIAFYYFFMSMTNLLPWTYCNNPWNTPDCSGVVGNSLANVTTSLVAGVSEVVNRTKRTSPSEEYWKHYVLNISDDIGNFGEVRLPILGCLAVSWLVVFLCLIRGVKSSGKVVYFTATFPYVVLTILFIRGITLDGAINGIMYYLTPQWQKVLDAKVWGDAASQIFYSLGCAWGGLITMASYNKFHNNCFRDSIIISITNCATSVYAGFVIFSILGFMAHNLNVPVSEVADHGPGLAFVAYPEALTLLPISPLWSLLFFFMLILLGLGTQFCLLETLVTAIVDEIGTDWIIRNKTVVTLSVAVAGFLLGVPLTTRAGIYWLLLMDNYAASFSLVIISCIMCICVMYVYGHRNYFRDVEMMLGFPPPLFFKVCWRFISPIIISFILIFTVIQYKPITYNDYVYPRWSLAIGFAMALSSVVCIPIYALYKISRSPGATFRERLKNACKAHPKWGPALREHRTGRYAPMASEDTVEARPFKEKEELKEELKEEEKERKDEISLTIQGSNGSTNTHNNPNPSA